A portion of the Bacteroidota bacterium genome contains these proteins:
- the guaB gene encoding IMP dehydrogenase, which produces MENLSTKFLGESLTFDDLLVVPAYSEVLPREVDISTRLTRNLRINVPIISAAMDTVTEYKMAVAMAREGGIGIIHKNMSIEKQADQVRRVKRSDSGLIIDPVTLSQNAIIRDALAMMKEFKIGGIPVIDENKKLVGILTNRDLRFETNMQRPIAEVMTTTNLITAPEGTTLQQAENILKNYRIEKLPVVDGDGILKGLITYKDILKLASHPRACKDKYGRLLVGAAVGVTHDTIQRIEALRAVGTDLVIIDTAHGHSKGVIDMVKTVKSKFPDLEVVAGNVATGAGAKALADAGVDGVKVGVGPGSICTTRVVAGVGVAQISAINDAANALKGTGVPVIGDGGIRYTGDIVKAIVAGADTIMAGSLLAGTEESPGETIIYEGRKFKSYRGMGSVEAMEMGSKDRYFQDVEDDIKKLVPEGIVGRVPFKGTLEEVMVQYIGGLRAGMGYAGAKDVASLHNAQFVKITASGIRESHPHDVVITKEAPNYSR; this is translated from the coding sequence ATGGAAAATCTCTCAACTAAGTTTTTGGGTGAAAGTCTCACCTTCGATGATCTCCTTGTAGTTCCGGCCTATTCTGAAGTATTACCACGTGAAGTTGACATATCGACGCGGCTCACACGCAATTTGCGTATTAATGTGCCTATTATATCCGCTGCAATGGATACTGTGACTGAGTATAAGATGGCAGTTGCCATGGCCAGAGAGGGTGGTATTGGCATCATTCACAAAAACATGAGTATTGAGAAGCAGGCAGACCAAGTAAGACGGGTGAAAAGGAGTGATAGTGGACTGATTATTGACCCTGTTACCCTGTCACAAAATGCAATAATTCGTGATGCGCTTGCTATGATGAAGGAGTTCAAAATTGGTGGCATTCCGGTGATTGATGAAAATAAGAAGCTGGTTGGGATTTTAACGAACCGCGATTTGCGTTTTGAAACGAATATGCAGCGGCCGATTGCTGAGGTGATGACGACCACAAATTTGATTACCGCGCCTGAAGGCACTACGCTGCAGCAGGCTGAAAATATCCTCAAAAACTATCGTATCGAAAAACTGCCGGTTGTTGATGGAGATGGCATTTTGAAGGGATTGATTACGTATAAAGACATCCTCAAACTGGCGAGTCACCCGCGCGCATGTAAGGATAAATATGGTCGCTTGCTGGTTGGCGCTGCAGTTGGTGTTACACATGATACCATTCAGCGCATTGAGGCATTAAGAGCTGTAGGAACCGACCTGGTTATTATTGATACTGCTCATGGTCACTCGAAAGGGGTGATTGATATGGTGAAAACCGTAAAATCGAAATTTCCGGATTTGGAGGTGGTTGCGGGCAACGTTGCTACCGGAGCCGGCGCAAAAGCGCTTGCTGATGCCGGTGTTGACGGTGTTAAGGTTGGAGTTGGTCCCGGAAGTATTTGCACTACGCGCGTTGTTGCGGGTGTTGGTGTTGCACAAATCAGCGCGATAAACGATGCGGCCAATGCATTAAAAGGCACAGGAGTTCCTGTAATTGGTGATGGTGGAATTCGATATACAGGTGATATAGTGAAAGCAATTGTTGCGGGTGCCGATACCATTATGGCCGGTAGTTTATTAGCGGGAACGGAAGAAAGTCCGGGCGAAACAATTATTTACGAAGGCCGAAAATTTAAATCGTACCGCGGAATGGGCAGTGTGGAGGCCATGGAAATGGGTTCAAAAGACAGGTATTTTCAGGATGTGGAAGATGATATTAAAAAATTGGTTCCTGAAGGCATTGTTGGTCGCGTTCCGTTTAAAGGCACATTAGAGGAAGTGATGGTTCAATACATCGGTGGTTTAAGAGCCGGAATGGGATATGCGGGTGCGAAAGATGTTGCATCATTACATAACGCTCAATTTGTAAAAATAACTGCAAGTGGTATTCGTGAATCGCATCCACATGATGTTGTGATTACGAAGGAGGCGCCGAATTATAGTAGGTAG
- a CDS encoding T9SS type A sorting domain-containing protein, producing the protein MFTSSVDDDYWNFGTLPVIERIGALSYLFAHSNSCLIDFYEGGNLRCYYDNEIGYVQIDSTTTCDFVLSSNEITAFTSIEISPNPFSTELKIKLPENFSNSIITIYSLNGSVIYQTTSGNSTVVIPANSIIPGVYFLHVLDNHIQYHLQNDKIVIYWNADSPRKASFVALRRTKRKVEFIFKFSFIGNDAFFFPKVLTILGLAKVGFKNY; encoded by the coding sequence TTGTTTACCAGCAGTGTCGATGACGACTATTGGAATTTCGGCACATTACCTGTTATTGAACGAATTGGTGCTCTCAGTTATTTATTTGCACATTCAAATAGTTGTCTGATAGATTTTTATGAAGGTGGAAATTTAAGGTGTTATTATGATAATGAAATTGGTTATGTTCAAATAGATTCAACAACCACATGTGATTTTGTTTTATCATCAAATGAAATTACAGCATTTACATCAATAGAAATTTCACCAAATCCATTTTCAACTGAATTAAAAATTAAATTGCCGGAAAATTTTTCAAATAGTATAATTACGATATACAGTTTAAATGGATCTGTAATATATCAAACTACGTCAGGTAATTCAACAGTTGTAATTCCGGCCAATAGTATAATTCCCGGTGTTTATTTTTTACATGTTTTGGATAATCACATTCAATATCATTTACAAAATGATAAAATTGTAATTTATTGGAACGCTGATTCCCCGCGGAAAGCCTCCTTCGTTGCACTACGGCGAACGAAGAGGAAAGTCGAGTTTATTTTCAAATTTTCATTTATAGGAAATGATGCATTTTTCTTTCCGAAAGTGCTTACGATTTTGGGCTTGGCGAAGGTGGGGTTTAAAAATTACTAA
- a CDS encoding T9SS type A sorting domain-containing protein, with the protein MHDPYLSNNILIYNNEVELYYGKIFIDVLDLTGRVLSHELLSNNYSINLNHLAAGLYISIATNEYGQILNTYKFYKN; encoded by the coding sequence TTGCACGATCCGTATTTATCAAATAATATTTTAATTTATAATAACGAAGTTGAACTCTATTACGGCAAAATATTTATTGATGTACTTGATTTAACCGGTAGAGTTCTGTCGCATGAATTATTAAGCAACAACTATTCTATAAATTTGAATCACCTTGCTGCTGGTTTATACATATCAATAGCAACGAACGAATATGGTCAAATTTTAAATACTTATAAATTTTATAAAAATTAA